One Nocardioides oleivorans DNA segment encodes these proteins:
- the rhaS gene encoding rhamnose ABC transporter substrate-binding protein — MKIQKRSTALAAILLTATFAFAGCGSDSDDGGSASDGGSGGGGGDLSITMLPKNLGNAYFDTSTDGAEKAATEIGAEFEEVGPDTASPDAQVSYINTVAQQGKSALILSANDPDALCDAIDEARSADVKVVTFDADTNPDCRDLFINQATAEGIAAKQLELISDQIGGKGEIAILSASANATNQNAWIDMMESELADNPDYADIELVDTVYGDDEDQKSFDQTEALLQNHPDLKGIISPTTVGIAAAARYLSDSSSKGKVALTGLGTPNQMREYVEDGTVTSFALWNPGDLGYLATFAAAALVDGDITGAEGDSFDAGDLGTFEVGADGVVLLGEPFTFDADNIGDFDF, encoded by the coding sequence ATGAAGATCCAGAAGCGGTCCACGGCTCTCGCCGCGATCCTGCTCACGGCGACCTTCGCCTTTGCCGGTTGCGGCAGCGACAGCGACGACGGCGGCTCGGCCAGCGACGGCGGCAGCGGCGGTGGTGGTGGTGACCTGAGCATCACGATGCTCCCGAAGAACCTCGGCAACGCCTACTTCGACACCAGCACCGACGGTGCCGAGAAGGCCGCCACCGAGATCGGCGCCGAGTTCGAGGAGGTCGGTCCCGACACCGCCAGCCCCGACGCCCAGGTGTCATACATCAACACCGTGGCCCAGCAGGGCAAGAGCGCCCTGATCCTCTCGGCCAACGACCCCGACGCCCTGTGCGACGCGATCGACGAGGCCCGCAGCGCGGACGTCAAGGTCGTCACCTTCGACGCCGACACCAACCCCGACTGCCGCGACCTGTTCATCAACCAGGCCACCGCCGAGGGCATCGCGGCCAAGCAGCTCGAGCTGATCTCGGACCAGATCGGCGGCAAGGGCGAGATCGCGATCCTGTCGGCCTCGGCCAACGCGACCAACCAGAACGCGTGGATCGACATGATGGAGTCGGAGCTGGCCGACAACCCCGACTACGCCGACATCGAGCTGGTCGACACCGTCTACGGCGACGACGAGGACCAGAAGTCCTTCGACCAGACCGAGGCGCTGCTGCAGAACCACCCCGACCTCAAGGGCATCATCTCCCCGACCACGGTCGGTATCGCTGCCGCGGCGCGCTACCTGTCCGACTCCTCCTCCAAGGGCAAGGTCGCGCTGACCGGCCTGGGCACCCCGAACCAGATGCGCGAGTACGTCGAGGACGGCACCGTGACGTCGTTCGCGCTGTGGAACCCGGGCGACCTGGGCTACCTGGCCACGTTCGCCGCGGCCGCGCTGGTCGACGGTGACATCACCGGCGCCGAGGGCGACTCCTTCGACGCCGGCGACCTGGGCACCTTCGAGGTCGGCGCCGACGGCGTCGTGCTCCTGGGTGAGCCCTTCACCTTCGACGCGGACAACATCGGCGACTTCGACTTCTGA
- a CDS encoding L-rhamnose mutarotase, whose product MHRVCFTLQVRKDRMEEYAERHAAVWPDMLQALHDTGWHNYSLFLRDDGLLVGYLETPDLAAAQDGMARTDVNARWQAEMAGFFEDLDLPPDQGFWQLAEVFHLEDQLTAGPSTPHSTDTAQDQ is encoded by the coding sequence ATGCACCGCGTCTGCTTCACCCTCCAGGTCAGGAAGGACCGCATGGAGGAGTACGCCGAGCGCCACGCAGCCGTGTGGCCCGACATGCTCCAGGCCCTCCACGACACCGGGTGGCACAACTACTCCCTCTTCCTGCGCGACGACGGCCTCCTCGTGGGCTACCTCGAGACGCCCGACCTGGCCGCCGCGCAGGACGGCATGGCCCGAACCGACGTGAACGCCCGCTGGCAGGCGGAGATGGCCGGGTTCTTCGAGGACCTCGACCTCCCGCCGGACCAGGGCTTCTGGCAGCTGGCCGAGGTCTTCCACCTCGAGGACCAGCTCACCGCAGGACCCTCCACCCCACACTCCACAGACACAGCTCAGGACCAGTGA
- the rhaI gene encoding L-rhamnose isomerase, whose product MTSFSDISDRLGDLAIEVPSWAYGNSGTRFKVFGSAGTPRSVEEKISDAAAVHRFTGLAPSVALHIPWDHVDDFGALSTYAKEQGVELGTINSNTFQDDDYKLGALTHTDPRIRQKAIDHHLACIEVMNQTGSRDLKIWLAEGTNYPGQGDIRARQDRLAEGLRTIYDQLSDDQRLVLEYKFFEPAFYHTDVPDWGTSYAHVAALGDRAMVCLDTGHHAPGTNIEFIVAQLLRLGKLGSFDFNSRFYADDDLIVGAADPFQLFRIMVEVIRGGGFGAKADGTSNDVALMLDQCHNIEAKIPGQIRSVLNVQEMTARALLLDTESLDVARSDGDVLRANEIFMDAFYTDVRADLAAFREERGLPADPMRAYLASGYQEQIEADRVGGAQLSWT is encoded by the coding sequence ATGACTTCCTTCTCCGACATCAGCGACCGGCTCGGCGACCTCGCGATCGAGGTCCCGTCCTGGGCTTACGGCAACTCCGGCACGCGCTTCAAGGTCTTCGGCTCGGCCGGCACCCCGCGCTCGGTCGAGGAGAAGATCTCCGACGCCGCGGCGGTCCACCGCTTCACCGGCCTCGCCCCGTCGGTGGCGCTCCACATCCCGTGGGACCACGTCGACGACTTCGGCGCGCTGTCGACGTACGCCAAGGAGCAGGGCGTCGAGCTCGGGACGATCAACTCGAACACGTTCCAGGACGACGACTACAAGCTCGGCGCGCTGACCCACACCGACCCGCGCATCCGCCAGAAGGCGATCGACCACCACCTCGCGTGCATCGAGGTGATGAACCAGACCGGCTCGCGCGACCTCAAGATCTGGCTCGCCGAGGGCACCAACTACCCCGGCCAGGGCGACATCCGCGCCCGCCAGGACCGCCTCGCCGAGGGCCTGCGCACGATCTACGACCAGCTCTCCGACGACCAGCGGCTGGTGCTGGAGTACAAGTTCTTCGAGCCGGCGTTCTACCACACCGACGTCCCGGACTGGGGCACGTCGTACGCCCACGTGGCCGCCCTCGGCGACCGCGCGATGGTGTGCCTCGACACCGGCCACCACGCGCCGGGCACCAACATCGAGTTCATCGTCGCCCAGCTGCTCCGGCTCGGGAAGCTCGGCTCGTTCGACTTCAACAGCCGCTTCTACGCCGACGACGACCTCATCGTCGGCGCGGCCGACCCGTTCCAGCTGTTCCGGATCATGGTCGAGGTCATCCGCGGCGGTGGCTTCGGCGCCAAGGCCGACGGGACGTCCAACGACGTCGCGCTGATGCTCGACCAGTGCCACAACATCGAGGCCAAGATCCCCGGCCAGATCCGTTCGGTGCTCAACGTGCAGGAGATGACGGCCCGGGCGCTGCTGCTCGACACCGAGTCCCTCGACGTGGCCCGCTCCGACGGCGACGTGCTGCGCGCCAACGAGATCTTCATGGACGCCTTCTACACCGACGTCCGCGCCGACCTCGCCGCCTTCCGCGAGGAGCGCGGCCTGCCCGCCGACCCGATGCGCGCCTACCTCGCGTCGGGCTACCAGGAGCAGATCGAGGCCGACCGCGTCGGCGGCGCCCAGCTCAGCTGGACCTGA
- a CDS encoding bifunctional aldolase/short-chain dehydrogenase, protein MSDLNPTVAALVERSNRLGADPKNTNYAGGNTSAKGTETDPVTGEDVELLWVKGSGGDLGTLTPAGLAVLRLDRMRALVDVYPGVEREDEMVAAFDYCLHGKGGAAPSIDTAMHGLVDAAHVDHLHPDSGIAIATAADGQELTATIFGDKVVWVPWRRPGFQLGLDIAEIKEKNPQAIGCILGGHGITAWGDTSEEAETNGLWIIDTAASYIAEHSKAEPFGPALEGYAALPEAERRAKAAALAPTIRGIASADRPMVGHFTDADVVLHFLAHAEHPRLGELGTSCPDHFLRTKVKPLVLDLPADASVEDSIARLQELAVSYREDYQGYYDRNATPDSPAIRGKDPLIVLVPGVGMFSFGKDKQTARVAGEFYVNAINVMRGAEGLSTYAPIDESEKFRIEYWALEEAKLQRMPKPKPLATRVALVTGAASGIGLATAKKLAAEGAAVVIADLDLEKAQAAAAEIGSTDVAVGVRVDVSDEAAVQAAVDATVLAFGGVDLVVNNAGLSLSRSLLETTEKDWDLQHDVMAKGSFLVAKATAKAMIAQEMGGDIVYISSKNSIFAGPNNVAYGAAKADQAHQVRLLAAELGEHGIKVNGVNPDGVVQGSGIFASGWGANRAAVYGVEEQDLGKFYAQRTILKREVLPDNIANAVFVLCTDELSHTTGLHIPVDAGVAAAFLR, encoded by the coding sequence GTGAGTGACCTCAACCCCACCGTCGCTGCTCTCGTCGAGCGCTCGAACCGGCTGGGCGCCGACCCCAAGAACACCAACTACGCAGGTGGCAACACCTCCGCCAAGGGCACCGAGACCGACCCGGTGACGGGCGAGGACGTCGAGCTGCTGTGGGTGAAGGGCTCCGGCGGTGACCTCGGCACGTTGACCCCCGCGGGGCTCGCGGTGCTGCGCCTGGACCGGATGCGTGCGCTGGTCGACGTCTACCCGGGCGTCGAGCGCGAGGACGAGATGGTCGCCGCGTTCGACTACTGCCTGCACGGCAAGGGCGGCGCCGCGCCGTCGATCGACACCGCCATGCACGGCCTCGTCGACGCAGCCCACGTCGACCACCTGCACCCCGACTCGGGCATCGCGATCGCGACGGCCGCCGACGGCCAGGAGCTCACCGCCACGATCTTCGGCGACAAGGTCGTCTGGGTGCCGTGGCGCCGACCGGGCTTCCAGCTCGGCCTCGACATCGCCGAGATCAAGGAGAAGAACCCGCAGGCCATCGGGTGCATCCTCGGCGGACACGGCATCACCGCGTGGGGCGACACCAGCGAGGAGGCCGAGACCAACGGCCTCTGGATCATCGACACCGCCGCCTCCTACATCGCCGAGCACTCGAAGGCGGAGCCGTTCGGCCCCGCGCTCGAGGGGTACGCCGCCCTGCCGGAGGCCGAGCGCCGCGCGAAGGCCGCGGCCCTGGCCCCCACCATCCGCGGCATCGCCTCGGCGGACCGCCCGATGGTCGGCCACTTCACCGACGCAGACGTGGTCCTGCACTTCCTCGCTCACGCCGAGCACCCCCGCCTCGGCGAGCTCGGCACGTCGTGCCCGGACCACTTCCTCCGCACCAAGGTGAAGCCGCTCGTGCTCGACCTGCCGGCCGACGCGAGCGTGGAGGACAGCATCGCCCGGCTCCAGGAGCTCGCGGTCTCCTACCGCGAGGACTACCAGGGCTACTACGACCGCAACGCCACGCCGGACAGCCCGGCCATCCGGGGCAAGGACCCGCTCATCGTCCTCGTCCCCGGCGTCGGCATGTTCAGCTTCGGCAAGGACAAGCAGACCGCCCGCGTCGCCGGCGAGTTCTACGTCAACGCGATCAACGTGATGCGCGGGGCCGAGGGCCTGTCGACGTACGCCCCCATCGACGAGTCGGAGAAGTTCCGGATCGAGTACTGGGCGCTCGAGGAGGCCAAGCTCCAGCGGATGCCGAAGCCCAAGCCGCTCGCGACCCGCGTCGCGCTGGTCACCGGCGCCGCCTCCGGCATCGGCCTGGCCACCGCGAAGAAGCTCGCGGCCGAGGGCGCGGCCGTCGTCATCGCCGACCTCGACCTGGAGAAGGCACAGGCCGCGGCCGCGGAGATCGGCTCGACCGACGTGGCCGTCGGCGTCCGGGTGGACGTCTCCGACGAGGCCGCCGTCCAGGCCGCCGTCGATGCGACCGTCCTCGCCTTCGGTGGCGTCGACCTCGTCGTCAACAACGCCGGTCTCTCGCTCTCGCGCTCGCTGCTCGAGACCACCGAGAAGGACTGGGACCTCCAGCACGACGTGATGGCGAAGGGCTCGTTCCTCGTCGCCAAGGCCACCGCCAAGGCGATGATCGCGCAGGAGATGGGCGGCGACATCGTCTACATCTCGTCGAAGAACTCGATCTTCGCCGGTCCCAACAACGTCGCCTACGGCGCGGCCAAGGCCGACCAGGCCCATCAGGTCCGCCTCCTCGCGGCCGAGCTCGGCGAGCACGGCATCAAGGTCAACGGCGTGAACCCCGACGGCGTCGTCCAGGGCTCCGGCATCTTCGCGTCCGGCTGGGGTGCCAACCGCGCCGCGGTCTACGGCGTGGAGGAGCAGGACCTCGGCAAGTTCTACGCCCAGCGCACGATCCTCAAGCGCGAGGTGCTGCCGGACAACATCGCCAACGCGGTCTTCGTGCTCTGCACCGACGAGCTCAGCCACACCACCGGCCTGCACATCCCCGTCGACGCCGGCGTGGCCGCGGCCTTCCTGCGATGA
- a CDS encoding rhamnulokinase, with the protein MTHPAATPGATSRPGPVSVAAIDLGASSGRVMLGEVGPGVLRLTAAARFGNDPVRTPDGLHWNLLELYRQSLAGLGAAARLAADSPAGRLASVGIDSWAVDHGLLRDGRLLGQPFHYRDERRGEAGPAIVHEVVAADELYARNGLQFLPFNTVFQLAADPWHRDADRLLLVPDLLAYWLTGVERTERTNASTTGLLDVRTRAWDDELLTRLGFARSLFTDLADPGDLVGSLLPRVGEAVGAPGLPVVAVGSHDTASAVVGVPFERAESAYISLGTWGLVGLELDEPVLTEESRLANFTHEGGVDGTIRFLTNVMGTWLLSETLRTWGRDDLTALLAAAADVPAASVPVVDVQDPRFVPPGDMPARIAAWCAEHDVAPPTDAATTVRCILESLAVAYADALQAATRLSGRSVEVVHVVGGGSQNELLCQLIADRTGLPVVAGPVEATALGNVLVQGRTAGAITGGLGAMRALVRETHDLRRHGPGRRRDTP; encoded by the coding sequence ATGACCCACCCTGCGGCGACGCCCGGGGCCACCTCCAGGCCCGGCCCCGTCAGCGTCGCCGCGATCGACCTCGGGGCGTCGAGCGGTCGGGTGATGCTGGGCGAGGTCGGCCCGGGCGTGCTGCGCCTGACGGCCGCCGCACGGTTCGGCAACGACCCGGTCCGCACACCCGACGGCCTGCACTGGAACCTGCTCGAGCTCTACCGCCAGTCCCTCGCCGGGCTCGGCGCGGCCGCCCGCCTGGCCGCCGACAGCCCGGCAGGCCGGCTGGCCAGCGTCGGCATCGACAGCTGGGCGGTCGACCACGGCCTGCTGCGCGACGGCCGGCTGCTCGGCCAGCCGTTCCACTACCGCGACGAGCGTCGTGGTGAGGCCGGTCCGGCGATCGTCCACGAGGTGGTCGCCGCCGACGAGCTCTACGCCCGCAACGGCCTGCAGTTCCTGCCGTTCAACACGGTCTTCCAGCTCGCCGCCGACCCGTGGCACCGTGACGCCGACCGGCTGCTGCTCGTCCCGGACCTGCTGGCGTACTGGCTCACCGGCGTCGAGCGCACCGAGCGCACCAACGCCTCGACCACCGGCCTGCTCGACGTCCGCACCCGCGCGTGGGACGACGAGCTGCTCACGCGGCTCGGCTTCGCGCGCTCCCTGTTCACCGACCTCGCCGACCCCGGGGACCTGGTGGGTTCCTTGCTTCCCCGGGTCGGCGAGGCGGTCGGTGCCCCCGGCCTCCCGGTGGTGGCCGTCGGGTCGCACGACACCGCCTCTGCCGTCGTCGGGGTGCCGTTCGAGCGCGCCGAGTCGGCGTACATCTCCCTGGGGACGTGGGGCCTCGTCGGCCTCGAGCTCGACGAGCCGGTCCTCACCGAGGAGAGCCGGCTGGCGAACTTCACCCACGAGGGCGGGGTCGACGGCACCATCCGGTTCCTCACCAACGTCATGGGCACGTGGCTGCTCAGCGAGACCCTGCGCACGTGGGGTCGCGACGACCTCACCGCCCTGCTCGCGGCGGCCGCCGACGTGCCAGCCGCCTCCGTCCCGGTGGTCGACGTCCAGGACCCGCGCTTCGTGCCGCCCGGCGACATGCCCGCCCGCATCGCCGCGTGGTGCGCCGAGCACGACGTCGCGCCGCCGACCGACGCGGCCACCACGGTGCGCTGCATCCTCGAGTCCCTCGCGGTGGCGTACGCCGACGCGCTGCAGGCCGCGACCCGCCTGTCCGGCCGCTCGGTAGAGGTCGTCCACGTGGTCGGCGGCGGCAGCCAGAACGAGCTCCTCTGCCAGCTGATCGCCGACCGCACCGGCCTCCCCGTCGTCGCCGGACCCGTCGAGGCGACCGCCCTCGGCAACGTGCTGGTGCAGGGACGGACCGCCGGCGCGATCACCGGTGGCCTGGGTGCGATGCGCGCACTCGTGCGCGAGACCCACGACCTGCGACGGCACGGACCGGGTCGGCGCCGGGACACACCTTGA
- a CDS encoding LuxR C-terminal-related transcriptional regulator, whose translation MTDAREVVLADDELSVLRLMAEGDTIDVVARKLEISERTVRRKARSACDTLGCETTIEAIVWAVRHGHV comes from the coding sequence TTGACCGATGCGCGGGAGGTCGTCCTGGCCGACGACGAGCTCAGCGTCCTGAGGCTGATGGCCGAGGGCGACACGATCGACGTGGTCGCGCGCAAGCTGGAGATCTCCGAGCGGACCGTCCGTCGCAAGGCACGCAGTGCCTGTGACACGTTGGGGTGCGAGACCACCATCGAGGCGATCGTCTGGGCCGTGCGTCATGGCCACGTCTAG
- a CDS encoding (Fe-S)-binding protein, with product MRVALQVTCVNDAMFPDTGKAVVRLLRRLGVDVEFPKAQTCCAQPMVNTGYFDEAVPVVRNFVDAFAGYDAVVTPSGSCAGSVRHQHALVAERSGDAGLRAAVAETSPRTYELTEFIVDVLGVTDVGAYFPHRVTYHPTCHSLRMLGVGERPRRLLEAVRGIQLVDLPQAEECCGFGGTFALKNADTSIAMGADKARHVRDTGAEVLVAGDNSCLMHIGGVLSRQRAGVRVMHLAEILASTEETQGESSGPAVGARAAGA from the coding sequence GTGAGGGTCGCCCTCCAGGTCACCTGCGTCAACGACGCGATGTTCCCCGACACGGGGAAGGCCGTGGTGCGCCTGCTGCGCCGCCTCGGTGTCGACGTCGAGTTCCCGAAGGCGCAGACGTGCTGCGCGCAGCCGATGGTCAACACCGGCTACTTCGACGAGGCCGTGCCCGTCGTGCGCAACTTCGTCGATGCGTTCGCGGGGTACGACGCCGTGGTGACGCCGTCGGGCTCCTGCGCCGGGTCGGTGCGCCACCAGCACGCCCTCGTCGCCGAGCGCTCGGGCGACGCCGGGCTCCGGGCCGCCGTCGCGGAGACGTCGCCGAGGACCTACGAGCTCACCGAGTTCATCGTCGACGTGCTCGGGGTGACCGACGTCGGCGCCTACTTCCCGCACCGCGTGACCTACCACCCGACCTGCCACAGCCTGCGGATGCTCGGCGTCGGCGAGCGGCCGCGCCGGCTGCTCGAGGCGGTCCGGGGGATCCAGCTCGTCGACCTCCCGCAGGCCGAGGAGTGCTGCGGCTTCGGCGGCACCTTCGCCCTCAAGAACGCCGACACGTCCATCGCCATGGGCGCCGACAAGGCCCGCCACGTCCGCGACACGGGCGCCGAGGTGCTCGTCGCCGGCGACAACTCGTGCCTGATGCACATCGGCGGCGTCCTCTCGCGCCAGCGTGCGGGCGTCCGCGTCATGCACCTCGCCGAGATCCTCGCCAGCACCGAGGAGACGCAGGGCGAGTCCAGCGGACCCGCCGTCGGCGCACGGGCGGCCGGCGCATGA
- a CDS encoding lactate utilization protein B: protein MPAFPTAARAALGDTQLRRNLAHATHTIRDKRARVVAEVEDWEDLRLAGAGVKEAALRDLATHLETLEESLVRAGATVHWARDAEEACAIVASVAKSHGADEVVKVKSMATQEIGLNEALEAEGIAAWETDLAELIVQLGEDLPSHILVPAIHRNRAEVREIFQRRMGVVGRPAPGDLTDEPSVLAGAAREHLREKFLRAKVGVSGANFAVADTGTLVVVESEGNGRMCLTLPEVLVSVVGIEKVVATWDDLDPMLRLLPRSSTGERMNPYTSTWSGVTPGDGPQEVHVVLLDNGRTRALADDVGRQALRCIRCSACLNVCPVYERVGGHAYGSVYPGPIGAILNPLLNGVSDEQTASLPYASSLCGACFEVCPVRIDIPSVLVDQRAQVVDSHRGDRVPKAEAVAMKAAAWTFSDARRLGLAERASGLAGRVIGRFSRTTLPGGRTAAGRLPGPAAGWTGARDLPAPPRESFREWWARTDGGTHDDQDGSGTATKGGRS from the coding sequence ATGCCGGCCTTCCCGACCGCCGCGCGTGCGGCGCTCGGCGACACCCAGCTGCGCCGCAACCTCGCGCACGCCACCCACACCATCCGCGACAAGCGCGCCCGTGTGGTCGCCGAGGTCGAGGACTGGGAGGACCTCCGGCTCGCCGGGGCGGGGGTGAAGGAGGCCGCGCTGCGCGACCTCGCCACCCACCTCGAGACGCTGGAGGAGTCGCTGGTCCGCGCCGGCGCGACCGTGCACTGGGCGCGCGACGCCGAGGAGGCGTGCGCGATCGTCGCCTCGGTGGCGAAGTCGCACGGCGCGGACGAGGTGGTGAAGGTCAAGTCGATGGCCACCCAGGAGATCGGCCTCAACGAGGCCCTCGAGGCCGAGGGCATCGCCGCCTGGGAGACCGACCTGGCCGAGCTCATCGTGCAGCTCGGCGAGGACCTGCCGTCCCACATCCTCGTGCCCGCGATCCACCGCAACCGGGCCGAGGTCCGCGAGATCTTCCAGCGCCGGATGGGCGTCGTCGGCCGGCCCGCTCCCGGCGACCTCACCGACGAGCCGAGCGTCCTGGCCGGCGCTGCGCGCGAGCACCTGCGCGAGAAGTTCCTGCGGGCCAAGGTCGGCGTCAGCGGGGCCAACTTCGCCGTCGCCGACACCGGCACGCTCGTCGTCGTCGAGTCCGAGGGCAACGGCCGGATGTGCCTGACCCTGCCCGAGGTGCTGGTCAGCGTGGTCGGCATCGAGAAGGTCGTCGCGACCTGGGACGACCTCGACCCGATGCTGCGGTTGCTGCCGCGCTCGTCGACCGGGGAGCGGATGAACCCCTACACCTCGACGTGGTCGGGCGTGACGCCCGGGGACGGCCCGCAGGAGGTGCACGTCGTGCTCCTCGACAACGGCCGCACCCGTGCGCTCGCCGACGACGTCGGTCGCCAGGCGCTGCGGTGCATCCGCTGCTCGGCCTGCCTCAACGTGTGCCCGGTCTACGAGCGCGTCGGCGGGCACGCCTACGGCTCGGTCTACCCGGGTCCGATCGGTGCGATCCTCAACCCGCTGCTCAACGGCGTCTCCGACGAGCAGACCGCCTCGCTGCCGTACGCCTCCTCGTTGTGCGGCGCCTGCTTCGAGGTCTGCCCGGTCCGGATCGACATCCCGTCCGTGCTGGTCGACCAGCGAGCCCAGGTCGTCGACTCGCACCGCGGCGACCGGGTCCCCAAGGCCGAGGCGGTGGCGATGAAGGCCGCGGCCTGGACCTTCTCCGACGCCCGCCGCCTCGGTCTCGCCGAGCGCGCGTCCGGCCTGGCCGGCCGTGTCATCGGCCGCTTCTCCCGTACGACGCTGCCGGGCGGCCGCACCGCCGCCGGCCGCCTGCCCGGTCCCGCCGCCGGCTGGACCGGGGCCCGTGACCTGCCCGCCCCGCCGAGGGAGTCCTTCCGCGAGTGGTGGGCCAGGACCGACGGCGGCACCCACGACGACCAGGACGGGTCCGGCACGGCGACGAAGGGTGGTCGCTCGTGA
- a CDS encoding LutC/YkgG family protein — protein sequence MSARDDILGRVRAALADVSPAVSVPAAPRVPDRGDLVALFDERVADYRAVVTRCTSDGLQEAVAAALGPARAVVPPGLGLEVAGAVVDDGLSSAELDAIDAVVTRAAVGIAETGTIVLDHQPDQGRRAISLVPDLHVCIVDASQVVADVPDAIALLDPARPLTWISGPSATSDIELDRVEGVHGPRTLHVLLVT from the coding sequence GTGAGCGCCCGCGACGACATCCTCGGCCGCGTCCGCGCGGCCCTCGCCGACGTGTCACCTGCGGTCTCCGTCCCCGCCGCACCGCGCGTGCCGGACCGTGGCGACCTGGTCGCGCTCTTCGACGAGCGGGTCGCCGACTACCGGGCCGTGGTCACCCGCTGCACGTCCGACGGACTCCAGGAGGCGGTCGCTGCAGCCCTCGGGCCCGCCCGCGCCGTCGTACCTCCCGGTCTCGGGCTCGAGGTGGCCGGAGCAGTTGTCGACGACGGCCTCTCCTCCGCCGAGCTCGACGCGATCGACGCGGTCGTCACCCGCGCCGCCGTCGGGATCGCCGAGACCGGCACGATCGTGCTGGACCACCAGCCCGACCAGGGCCGCCGTGCGATCAGCCTCGTGCCCGACCTGCACGTCTGCATCGTCGACGCGAGCCAGGTCGTGGCCGACGTGCCCGACGCGATCGCCCTCCTCGACCCGGCCCGGCCGCTGACCTGGATCAGCGGACCCTCCGCGACCAGCGACATCGAGCTCGACCGGGTCGAGGGCGTGCACGGTCCCCGCACGCTCCACGTGCTCCTCGTGACCTGA